GTGCGGGGCAACGCCAACGGACTGGCTGTGCTGCAGGACGGTAGTCATCTTTTCCTCGACCTTGCGCGTCCGCCAGTCGATCTCTTCCAGCAGTTTTCGGTTCACCGCGATCAGATCGGCGACCAGCCCGACGACGATCATGAAAAATCCCGTACTGATCAGCAGCGCGGCAAGGATCAGGGACTGCACATGTCCCTCGCCGCTGCCGGAGAAAAAGAAGACGAGAAAACGAACTCCGATCAATATGCCAACAGCGGATATTACTATGCCGGGTACGGCAAAAAAGCGAAACGGCCGGTAGGTCATGAAGATGCGAACAATCGTCAGGAGTGACTTGCGTACATAGCTCGGTATGCTTTTCACGAGCCGTGAGGGACGAAGTTCCTCGTTGACGCGAATGGGTACGGACACGATCGCCATATTCTTTTGCCCCGCCTGGATTATCGTTTCCAGTGTGTACGTATAGTCATTGAACACATGCAGACGCATGGCCGCGTCGCGGCTGAAGGCACGAAAACCGCTGGGTGCGTCCGGTATGGTGGTCTTGCTTGCCAGGCGTACGGCCCAGCTGCCGATCTTCTGCAAAATCTTTTTTGCCGCTGAGAAGTGCCTGATCTCATCGATCGGTCGTTCCCCGATCACGATATCGGCCCGCCCCTCCAGGACGGGCGCC
The Acidiferrobacteraceae bacterium genome window above contains:
- a CDS encoding glycosyltransferase family 2 protein yields the protein AKAFLAGLDASLAAGADIIVNTDADNQYNAADIPALVAPVLEGRADIVIGERPIDEIRHFSAAKKILQKIGSWAVRLASKTTIPDAPSGFRAFSRDAAMRLHVFNDYTYTLETIIQAGQKNMAIVSVPIRVNEELRPSRLVKSIPSYVRKSLLTIVRIFMTYRPFRFFAVPGIVISAVGILIGVRFLVFFFSGSGEGHVQSLILAALLISTGFFMIVVGLVADLIAVNRKLLEEIDWRTRKVEEKMTTVLQHSQSVGVAPHKDETETHR